The Streptomyces sp. WZ-12 genome segment TGCCCGGCTGCGCGCCGAGGCCCTCTACTTGGAGGAGCGCGTCGCCGCCCTACCCGACGACCACGCCCTGGCCGCCCGCCCCGCTCTCACCCTCGCCGAACTCGCCGATGAGTCGCTCGTCGCCTGCCCCGAGGCCGGCGCCGCGAGCGTCGAACTGTGGCCCAGGGAACGGCGCCCGGAGAGCGTGCGGGTGGTCGAGAACGTCGATGCCTGGCTGACCACCATCGCCGCCGGCGACGCCGTCGGCATCGCGGCGGCCGGCACGCGGGAGAGCCACCAGCACCCGGGCGTGGCCTACGTCCCGGTCACCGACGCCCCGGCCGCCACGGTGTACGTGGCGCACCCGGCGCAGCCCACGCATCCGCAGACGACGGAATTCCTCGCGGCGGTGCGGGAGGCGGTCAGCGGCTGAGAACTGAGGGGGCGGCCCGCGGCTCAGCGGCCGTTGTCGTCCCGGGCCCGTTTCCAGGCGGTGTCGGCCAGGAGGCGCAGGCCGTTGAGGCCGACGATGACGGTGGAGCCCTCGTGGCCGGCGACGCCGAGTGGCAGGGGCAGGGTTCCGGCCAGGTCCCAGATGACCAGGGCGGTGATGAAGGCCGCGGCGATGACGAGGTTCTGCACCACCAGATGGCGGGCCCGGCGGGAGAGGGCCACGGCGGCGGGGACGGTGGCGAGTTCATCGCGGACGATGACGGCGTCGGCGGCTTCCAGGGCGAGATCGGAGCCGGCGCGGCCCATGGCGATGCCGGTGTGGGCGGCGGCCAGGGCCGGGGCGTCGTTGACGCCGTCGCCGACCACGAGCACCCTGCCTCCGGCGGCCTCCAACTCCCTTACCGCGCTGACCTTTTCCTGGGGCAGGAGCCCGGCGCGGACGTCGGTGATGCCGACCTCGGCGGCCAGGTGGGCGGCGGCGCGCGGATTGTCGCCGGTGATCAGCACGGGGGCGGTCCCGGTGAGGGCGCCCAGGGCGGTGACGGTGGCGGCGGCCTCGGTCCGGAGACGGTCGGCGATGCCGAGCGCGCCGACCGGGGCGCCGTCCACCTCGACGAGCACGACGGTGCGGCCGTGCTCCGCCAACTGCTCGGCGAGCGCGGCGGCGTGGCGTTCGGCGCGACCGTCACGGCCGTTGAGGAGCCGGGCGGGGCTGCCGATCGCCACGGCCTGGCCGCCGACGGTGGCCGTGACCCCGGTGCCGGGAGTGGAGGCGAAGTCCGTCGCGAGCGGGATGTCCAGGCCGCGGGTGCGGGCGGCGTCCACGACGGCACGGGCCAGCGGATGTTCACTGGGGTGCTCGGCCGCCGCCGCCAGCGTCAGCAGCCCCTCCTCGGAGAGGCCGGTGGTCAGCGGGCGGACGTCGGTGACCTGCGGGGTGCCTTCGGTGAGGGTGCCGGTCTTGTCGAGCGCGACCTGGTCGATCTGGCCGAGGCGTTCCATGACCACGGCGGACTTGATCAGGACGCCGTGGCGGCCGGCGTTGGCGATCGCGGACAGCAGCGGGGGCATCGTGGCCAGCACCACCGCGCACGGGGACGCGACGATCATGAAGGTCATGGCGCGCAGCAGCGTGGGCTGAACGGCGGCGCCGAACAACAGCGGGACCGCGAAGAGCGCGAGGGTGGCGACCACCATGCCCAGCGAATACCGCTGTTCGACCTTCTCGATGAACAGTTGGGTGGGTGCCTTGGTTTCGGAGGCTTCCTCGACCATGG includes the following:
- a CDS encoding heavy metal translocating P-type ATPase codes for the protein MSSTLTRSATPDGVRHDAAPPRRRTRILALPEARWAAAALALFLTALPLHLLGAPAWSWGPLFALTYVTGGWEPGWAGLQALKDKTLDVDLLMVVAALGAAAIGQVLDGALLIVIFATSGALEAIATARTADSVRSLLDLAPTTATRLTDDGVEEEVPTGQLRVGDTVLVRPGERIGADGRVLDGASDVDQATITGEPLPVAKEAGDEVFAGTLNGTGALRVEVERDPSDSVIARIVAMVEEASETKAPTQLFIEKVEQRYSLGMVVATLALFAVPLLFGAAVQPTLLRAMTFMIVASPCAVVLATMPPLLSAIANAGRHGVLIKSAVVMERLGQIDQVALDKTGTLTEGTPQVTDVRPLTTGLSEEGLLTLAAAAEHPSEHPLARAVVDAARTRGLDIPLATDFASTPGTGVTATVGGQAVAIGSPARLLNGRDGRAERHAAALAEQLAEHGRTVVLVEVDGAPVGALGIADRLRTEAAATVTALGALTGTAPVLITGDNPRAAAHLAAEVGITDVRAGLLPQEKVSAVRELEAAGGRVLVVGDGVNDAPALAAAHTGIAMGRAGSDLALEAADAVIVRDELATVPAAVALSRRARHLVVQNLVIAAAFITALVIWDLAGTLPLPLGVAGHEGSTVIVGLNGLRLLADTAWKRARDDNGR